In Scatophagus argus isolate fScaArg1 chromosome 3, fScaArg1.pri, whole genome shotgun sequence, one genomic interval encodes:
- the brk1 gene encoding probable protein BRICK1, whose product MAGQEDPVQREIHQDWANREYIEVITSSIKKIADFLNSFDMSCRSRLATLNEKLTALERRIEYIEARVTKGETLT is encoded by the exons ATGGCTGGTCAGGAAGATCCAGTGCAAAGAGAGATTCACCAGGATTGGGCGAATAGAGAATACATAGAAGTAATTACAAGCAGCATCAAAAAAATCGCCGACTTTCTTAACTCGTTTG ATATGTCCTGTCGATCCCGCTTGGCCACCCTTAATGAGAAGCTGACTGCGTTAGAAAGGAGGATTGAATATATTGAGGCGAGA GTGACCAAAGGAGAAACCTTGACCTAG
- the gpx1a gene encoding glutathione peroxidase 1a, whose protein sequence is MAGNVKRFYELTAKLLSGEAFGFSALKGKVVLIENVASLUGTTTRDYTQMNELHSRYSAQGLVVLGVPCNQFGHQENCKNDEILKSLKYIRPGNGFEPKFQLLEKVDVNGNDAHPLFVYLKEKLPFPCDDAMTLMTDPKFIIWSPVRRNDVSWNFEKFLISSDGEPYKRYSRNFLTIDIEADIKELLKRVK, encoded by the exons ATGGCTGGGAATGTGAAAAGATTTTACGAGCTGACAGCTAAGCTGCTGTCTGGAGAAGCCTTCGGTTTCTCGGCACTGAAGGGGAAAGTTGTCCTCATTGAGAATGTCGCGTCTCTTTGAGGAACAACAACCAGGGACTACACTCAGATGAACGAGCTCCACAGTCGGTACTCCGCCCAGGGACTCGTTGTTCTGGGAGTGCCATGTAATCAGTTTGGACATCAG GAAAACTGCAAGAATGATGAAATCCTGAAGTCCCTGAAATATATTCGTCCAGGGAATGGTTTTGAACCAAAGTTTCAGCTCCTTGAGAAGGTGGATGTGAATGGAAATGATGCACACCCcttgtttgtttatctgaagGAAAAACTTCCATTCCCTTGCGATGATGCCATGACTCTCATGACTGACCCAAAGTTTATCATCTGGAGTCCCGTCAGGAGGAACGATGTTTCCTGGAACTTTGAGAAGTTCCTGATTAGTTCTGATGGTGAGCCATACAAGCGTTACAGCAGGAATTTCCTCACCATTGACATTGAGGCAGATATTAAAGAACTGCTAAAGAGGGTCAAGTAA